From the genome of Arvicola amphibius chromosome 9, mArvAmp1.2, whole genome shotgun sequence, one region includes:
- the LOC119822577 gene encoding phosphoglycerate mutase 1-like, producing the protein MAAYKLVLIQHGESAWNLENRFSGWYDADLSPAGHEEAKRGKQALRDAGYEFDICFTSVQKRAIRTLWTVLDAIDQMWLPVVRTWRLNERHYGGLTGLNKAETAAKHGEAQVKIWRRSYDVPPPPMEPDHPFYSNISKDRRYADLTEDQLPSCESLKDTIARALPFWNEEIVPQIKEGKRVLIAAHGNSLRGIVKHLEGLSEEAIMELNLPTGIPIVYELDKNLKPVKPMQFLGDEETVRKAMEAVAAQGKAKK; encoded by the coding sequence ATGGCCGCCTACAAGCTGGTCCTCATCCAGCACGGCGAGAGCGCCTGGAACCTGGAGAACCGCTTCAGCGGCTGGTACGACGCCGACCTGAGCCCGGCGGGCCACGAGGAGGCGAAGCGCGGCAAACAGGCGTTGCGAGATGCTGGCTATGAATTCGACATCTGCTTCACCTCCGTGCAGAAGAGAGCAATCCGGACCCTCTGGACAGTCCTGGATGCCATTGACCAGATGTGGCTGCCCGTGGTCAGGACCTGGCGCCTCAATGAGCGACATTATGGGGGTCTGACTGGTCTCAATAAAGCAGAAACTGCTGCTAAGCATGGGGAGGCACAGGTAAAGATCTGGAGGCGATCTTACGATGTGCCACCGCCGCCAATGGAGCCTGACCATCCCTTCTACAGCAACATCAGTAAGGATCGCAGGTACGCAGACCTTACCGAGGACCAGCTACCGTCCTGTGAGAGCCTGAAGGACACTATTGCCAGAGCACTGCCCTTCTGGAATGAAGAGATTGTCCCCCAGAtcaaagaggggaagagagtcCTGATTGCGGCCCATGGCAACAGCCTTCGGGGGATCGTCAAGCATCTGGAGGGTCTCTCAGAAGAGGCCATCATGGAGCTGAACCTGCCAACTGGCATTCCCATTGTCTATGAATTGGACAAGAACTTGAAGCCGGTTAAACCTATGCAGTTCCTGGGAGATGAAGAGACCGTGCGGAAAGCCATGGAAGCTGTGGCCGCGCAGGGCAAGGCCAAGAAGTGA